In one window of Duganella dendranthematis DNA:
- a CDS encoding colicin E3/pyocin S6 family cytotoxin — translation MSKDRTKLYTWDWTHGEVEVFNKRGRHLGAIDAITGQFIKDAIAGRKIDV, via the coding sequence ATGTCCAAAGACAGGACTAAACTCTATACGTGGGACTGGACTCACGGAGAAGTTGAGGTATTCAACAAACGCGGCCGCCACCTTGGCGCAATCGACGCAATCACAGGCCAATTTATCAAGGACGCAATCGCAGGAAGGAAGATCGATGTCTAA
- a CDS encoding TonB-dependent receptor: MNHMHRTRALVMTRAVRLAIGLGAVAGILGQPASAQDTAAPLPPPLARVEITGSAIKRIESETALPVQVITREEIDKVGVTTASEILARLSANVGSLTDGASISDGKDQRGFNSANLRGIGTSSTLVLLNGRRMANFASPGDDTGVDLNNIPAAAIQRVEVLLDGASALYGTDAIGGVINFITRKDFQGVELNAYGLKTKEGGAGKRTATLTAGIGDVAKDGFNVFAVADFQRTDALSTSQRDFINDLHIAERLPHLLSGYTSPANIRLTGAQRDYLNDQGFTINGKPLTNRTINPSVPTCNGPANLYLPTGTGGVDACTYNYMGDTELYPKSEKANFLSRGVLQINPENQLYAEVALSRSKTYYAASSARVTGYIDYRKVPALAKYDLLSDEASADDDVPGEVQLNMRLFEAGRRTSELTSESQRYVVGWTGSRNGWDYDVGLNHSVNVIKDRDTHGYLLYDKLMQGISDGLINPFGPSSPEGIALLNSIQVNDEVRHARGTMDSVDFKVSHAVGTLAGGDAALAVGGELRREKTTFNPSALLMSDNINNDFAPEGGDATAYARNIQAVYGELLLPLTKQWEAQVSARYDHYQVVGGAASPKVGVSYMPTNTMLFRASAGRGFRAPSMTELYRPMQVGSTATLPDPVYCATVDNNYADCADAWEVHRYSNANLKPEKSRQFSLGMVLQPSKQVMLSLDYWNIKRTDLIAEIGDDVILANQNKYGNLIHRDEDGYIEYIDQFKENRGAQKAAGLDLTIDFKGVQTWAGRFGGRLSGTYVTKSELQYAKGDAFVSNLGRFVTDGVVQRWRHTITFDWDKGPWAATLSNTFSSGYEDQNSAINIDDGTVVAANRVKSYSLWDLTGSWQASKAIKVRAGVQNLADTAPPYSNQAYYFISGYDPTYTDVRGRRFFASVNYAFK, from the coding sequence ATGAATCACATGCATCGCACGCGCGCCTTGGTCATGACGCGGGCAGTCCGGCTGGCCATCGGCCTGGGCGCCGTCGCCGGCATCCTCGGCCAGCCAGCCAGTGCGCAAGACACGGCGGCGCCATTGCCGCCGCCGCTGGCGCGGGTCGAGATCACCGGTTCGGCCATCAAGCGCATCGAATCGGAAACCGCGCTGCCGGTGCAGGTGATCACGCGCGAGGAAATCGACAAGGTTGGCGTCACCACCGCCTCGGAAATCCTGGCGCGGCTGTCGGCCAACGTCGGTTCGCTGACCGACGGCGCCAGCATCTCGGACGGCAAGGACCAGCGCGGCTTCAACAGCGCCAACCTGCGCGGCATCGGCACCTCGTCGACGCTGGTGCTGCTGAACGGCCGCCGCATGGCCAACTTCGCCTCGCCCGGCGACGACACCGGCGTCGACCTCAACAACATCCCGGCCGCCGCCATCCAGCGCGTCGAAGTGCTGCTGGACGGTGCCTCGGCGCTGTACGGCACCGACGCCATCGGCGGCGTGATCAACTTCATCACGCGCAAGGACTTCCAGGGCGTCGAGCTGAACGCCTACGGCCTGAAGACCAAAGAGGGCGGCGCCGGCAAGCGCACCGCCACCCTGACCGCCGGTATCGGCGACGTCGCCAAGGACGGCTTTAACGTGTTCGCCGTGGCCGACTTCCAGCGCACCGATGCGCTGTCGACTTCGCAGCGTGACTTCATCAACGACCTGCATATCGCCGAACGCCTGCCGCACCTGCTGTCCGGCTACACTTCGCCGGCCAACATCCGCCTGACCGGCGCCCAGCGCGACTACCTGAACGACCAGGGCTTCACCATCAACGGCAAGCCGCTGACCAACCGCACGATCAACCCGTCGGTGCCGACCTGCAACGGCCCGGCCAATCTGTACCTGCCGACCGGCACCGGCGGCGTCGACGCCTGCACCTACAACTACATGGGCGACACCGAGCTGTATCCGAAATCGGAGAAGGCCAACTTCCTGTCGCGCGGTGTGCTGCAGATCAATCCGGAAAACCAGCTGTACGCCGAGGTGGCGCTGAGCCGCTCGAAAACCTATTACGCCGCCTCGTCGGCGCGTGTGACCGGCTACATCGACTACCGCAAGGTGCCGGCGCTGGCCAAGTACGACCTGCTGTCGGACGAGGCCTCGGCCGACGACGACGTGCCGGGCGAAGTGCAGCTGAATATGCGGCTGTTCGAGGCCGGCCGCCGCACCTCGGAGCTGACCAGCGAGAGCCAGCGCTATGTGGTCGGCTGGACCGGCAGCCGCAACGGCTGGGACTATGACGTCGGCCTGAACCACAGCGTCAACGTCATCAAGGACCGCGACACGCACGGCTACTTGCTGTACGACAAACTGATGCAAGGCATCTCGGACGGCCTGATCAACCCGTTCGGCCCGTCCAGCCCGGAAGGCATCGCGCTGCTTAACAGCATCCAGGTCAATGACGAGGTGCGCCACGCGCGCGGCACCATGGACTCGGTCGACTTTAAAGTGTCGCATGCGGTCGGCACCTTGGCCGGCGGCGACGCCGCGCTGGCCGTCGGCGGCGAGCTTCGCCGCGAGAAAACCACCTTCAACCCGTCCGCGCTCCTGATGAGCGATAACATCAACAACGACTTCGCGCCGGAAGGCGGCGACGCCACCGCTTACGCCCGCAATATCCAGGCCGTCTACGGCGAACTGCTGCTGCCGCTGACCAAGCAGTGGGAGGCGCAGGTCTCGGCCCGCTACGACCACTACCAGGTGGTCGGCGGCGCCGCCAGCCCGAAAGTCGGGGTCAGCTACATGCCGACCAACACCATGCTGTTCCGCGCCTCGGCCGGGCGCGGCTTCCGGGCGCCGTCGATGACGGAACTGTACCGCCCGATGCAGGTCGGCAGCACCGCCACCCTGCCGGACCCGGTCTACTGCGCCACCGTCGACAACAACTACGCCGACTGCGCCGACGCCTGGGAAGTGCACCGCTACTCGAACGCCAACCTGAAGCCGGAGAAGAGCCGCCAGTTCTCGCTGGGCATGGTGCTGCAGCCGTCCAAGCAGGTGATGCTGTCGCTGGACTACTGGAACATCAAGCGCACCGACCTGATCGCCGAGATCGGCGACGACGTGATCCTGGCCAACCAGAACAAGTACGGCAACCTGATCCACCGCGACGAGGACGGTTACATCGAGTACATCGACCAGTTCAAGGAAAACCGCGGCGCCCAGAAGGCCGCCGGCCTCGATCTGACCATCGATTTCAAAGGCGTGCAGACCTGGGCCGGCCGTTTCGGCGGCCGCCTGAGCGGCACCTATGTCACCAAGTCCGAGCTGCAATACGCCAAGGGCGACGCCTTCGTCAGCAACCTGGGCCGCTTTGTCACCGACGGCGTGGTGCAGCGCTGGCGCCATACCATCACCTTCGACTGGGACAAAGGCCCGTGGGCGGCGACGCTGTCGAACACCTTCTCCAGCGGCTATGAAGACCAGAACTCGGCGATCAATATCGACGACGGCACGGTGGTGGCGGCCAACCGCGTGAAATCGTATTCATTGTGGGATCTGACCGGCTCCTGGCAGGCCAGCAAGGCCATCAAGGTGCGCGCCGGCGTGCAGAATCTGGCCGACACGGCGCCGCCGTACTCCAACCAGGCGTATTACTTTATTTCAGGCTACGACCCGACGTATACCGATGTGCGCGGCCGCCGCTTCTTTGCTAGTGTAAATTACGCCTTCAAGTAA
- a CDS encoding GNAT family N-acetyltransferase, which yields MTTENMTALHISTDKAALDVAMIHQFLSERSTWAIGIPLATVQRAIDNSLCFGAYLDGRQVGFARVTTDRATFAYLADVFVVEAERGKGVSKALVAAVMAHPELQGLRRFMLATSDAHSLYARHGFTPPSRPGALMERYFPDVYVN from the coding sequence ATGACCACGGAAAACATGACTGCACTGCACATCAGCACCGACAAAGCCGCCCTGGACGTGGCGATGATCCACCAGTTCTTGAGCGAGCGCTCGACCTGGGCGATCGGTATTCCGTTGGCCACCGTGCAGCGGGCAATCGACAATTCGCTGTGTTTTGGCGCGTATCTGGACGGCCGGCAGGTGGGTTTTGCGCGCGTGACCACCGACCGCGCCACCTTCGCTTATCTGGCCGATGTGTTTGTCGTGGAGGCGGAGCGCGGCAAGGGCGTCAGCAAGGCGCTGGTGGCAGCGGTGATGGCGCATCCCGAGCTGCAAGGACTGCGCCGCTTCATGCTGGCCACCAGCGATGCGCACTCGCTGTACGCCCGCCACGGCTTCACGCCGCCGTCCCGCCCGGGGGCGCTGATGGAGCGCTATTTCCCGGATGTTTACGTGAATTGA
- a CDS encoding YfcC family protein, which translates to MNMTTNASKKFKLPHTFVLLFIILALIAAATWLVPGGKYDTHLVNGKQLINPDSFHYIASAPQGLTALMKAPIKGFVEAAQIIGFVLIVGGAFAVLQKTEAIDSMIKSLARAHASSKFIQRALIPVFITLFSIGGATFGMNEEAIPFILIFVPLALALGYDTVTGVSIPFLGSQVGFSAAFLNPFNVGIAQGIAGVQVFSGWGYRLIVWVIATAVTVAFMMWYAARVKRDPTLSPTYALDLEKRKDLPVGGIGEFHGMTARHKAVLWIFAASLAVMVFGVVHFDWYIDEIAALFLSMAIVIGLVGRLDSTQIVEGFMQGARDLVGTALVIALARGTLVLAREAHIIDTMLHALMPLVQSAHPVFAAWKMFGIQTVINFFIHSGSGQAALTMPIMAPLADLVGVTRQTAILAFQFGEFTTPMIPTSGITVGVLALARIPWITWAKWMIPLQLIYAVLALALLVPPCLMNWQ; encoded by the coding sequence ATGAATATGACTACCAACGCCTCTAAAAAATTCAAACTCCCCCACACCTTCGTCCTGCTGTTCATCATCCTGGCGCTGATTGCGGCGGCGACCTGGCTAGTCCCCGGCGGCAAATACGATACGCACCTGGTCAACGGCAAGCAGCTGATCAATCCGGACAGCTTCCATTACATCGCCAGCGCGCCGCAGGGACTGACGGCGCTGATGAAGGCGCCGATCAAGGGCTTTGTCGAAGCGGCGCAGATCATCGGCTTCGTGCTGATCGTCGGCGGCGCGTTTGCTGTGCTGCAGAAAACCGAGGCGATCGACTCGATGATCAAGTCGCTGGCGCGCGCGCACGCCAGTTCAAAATTCATTCAGCGCGCGCTGATCCCGGTGTTCATCACGCTGTTCTCGATCGGCGGCGCCACGTTTGGCATGAATGAAGAGGCGATCCCGTTTATCCTGATTTTCGTGCCGCTGGCGCTGGCGCTGGGCTATGACACGGTGACCGGCGTGTCGATTCCCTTCCTCGGCTCGCAGGTCGGTTTTTCGGCGGCGTTTTTGAATCCGTTCAACGTCGGCATCGCCCAGGGCATCGCCGGCGTGCAGGTGTTTTCCGGCTGGGGCTATCGGCTGATCGTGTGGGTGATCGCCACCGCCGTCACGGTCGCCTTCATGATGTGGTACGCCGCGCGCGTCAAGCGCGACCCGACGCTCAGCCCGACCTATGCGCTGGACCTGGAGAAGCGCAAGGACTTGCCGGTCGGCGGTATCGGCGAATTCCACGGCATGACCGCGCGCCACAAGGCGGTGCTGTGGATCTTTGCCGCTTCGCTGGCGGTGATGGTGTTCGGCGTGGTGCACTTCGACTGGTATATCGACGAAATCGCCGCGCTGTTCCTCAGCATGGCCATCGTGATTGGTCTGGTTGGACGGCTCGATTCGACCCAGATCGTCGAAGGCTTCATGCAGGGCGCGCGCGATCTGGTCGGCACGGCGCTGGTGATCGCGCTGGCGCGCGGCACGCTGGTGCTGGCGCGCGAGGCGCACATCATCGACACCATGCTGCATGCGCTGATGCCGCTGGTGCAGTCGGCGCATCCGGTGTTTGCGGCGTGGAAGATGTTCGGCATCCAGACCGTGATCAATTTCTTCATCCACTCCGGCAGCGGCCAGGCGGCGCTGACCATGCCGATCATGGCGCCGCTGGCCGATCTGGTGGGCGTGACGCGCCAGACCGCGATTCTGGCGTTCCAGTTCGGCGAATTCACCACGCCGATGATCCCGACTTCCGGCATCACGGTCGGCGTGCTGGCGTTGGCGCGCATCCCGTGGATTACCTGGGCCAAGTGGATGATCCCGCTGCAACTGATCTACGCGGTTCTGGCGCTGGCGCTGCTGGTGCCGCCGTGCCTGATGAACTGGCAGTAA
- the argH gene encoding argininosuccinate lyase codes for MTAQFSKKAEAWSARFSEPVSDLVKRYTASVFFDKRLAKADIQGSLAHAEMLAAQGIISAADRAEIERGMAQISAEIEAGSFEWLLDLEDVHLNIEKRLTELVGDAGKRLHTGRSRNDQVATDIRLYVRAAIDDVLQLLHALRSALTDLAEKNADTILPGFTHMQVAQPITFGHHMLAYVEMFGRDAERMADARKRVNRLPLGAAALAGTTFPIDRERVARTLGFDDVCHNSLDAVSDRDFAIEFTAAASLIMMHVSRMSEELIIWMSPRVGFIDIADRFCTGSSIMPQKKNPDVPELARGKTGRVFGHLMGLLTLMKGQPLAYNKDNQEDKEPLFDTVDTLVDTLRIFADMAGGISVKPDNMRAAALQGYATATDLADYLVKKGLPFRDAHEAVAHAVRACDDLKIDLSEMTLEQLRAFSLLIDDDVFAVLTLEGSVAARDHVGGTAPNQVRKAIARVREQLK; via the coding sequence ATGACTGCACAATTCTCCAAAAAAGCCGAAGCCTGGTCGGCCCGCTTCAGCGAACCGGTTTCCGATCTCGTCAAACGCTACACCGCCTCGGTGTTCTTCGACAAGCGCCTGGCCAAGGCCGACATCCAGGGCTCGCTGGCGCACGCCGAAATGCTGGCCGCGCAAGGCATCATCTCGGCCGCCGACCGCGCCGAAATCGAGCGCGGCATGGCCCAGATCAGCGCCGAAATCGAGGCTGGCAGCTTTGAATGGCTGCTCGACCTGGAAGACGTCCACCTGAACATCGAAAAACGCCTGACCGAACTGGTGGGCGACGCCGGCAAGCGCCTGCACACCGGCCGTTCGCGCAACGACCAGGTAGCGACCGACATCCGCCTGTACGTGCGCGCCGCCATCGACGACGTGCTGCAACTGCTGCACGCGCTGCGCAGCGCCCTGACCGACCTGGCCGAAAAGAACGCCGACACCATCCTGCCCGGCTTCACCCACATGCAGGTGGCGCAGCCGATCACCTTCGGCCACCACATGCTGGCCTACGTCGAAATGTTCGGCCGCGACGCCGAGCGCATGGCCGACGCCCGCAAGCGCGTCAACCGCCTGCCGCTGGGCGCCGCCGCGCTGGCCGGCACCACCTTCCCGATCGACCGCGAACGCGTGGCCAGGACGCTCGGCTTCGACGACGTCTGCCACAACTCGCTGGACGCCGTTTCCGACCGTGACTTCGCCATCGAATTCACCGCCGCCGCCTCGCTGATCATGATGCACGTGTCGCGCATGTCGGAAGAACTGATCATCTGGATGAGCCCACGCGTCGGCTTCATCGACATCGCCGACCGTTTCTGCACCGGCTCGTCGATCATGCCGCAAAAGAAAAACCCGGACGTGCCGGAACTGGCGCGCGGCAAGACCGGTCGCGTGTTCGGCCACCTGATGGGCCTGTTGACCCTGATGAAAGGCCAGCCGCTGGCCTACAACAAGGACAACCAGGAAGACAAGGAACCGCTGTTCGACACCGTCGACACGCTGGTCGACACGCTGCGCATCTTCGCCGACATGGCCGGCGGCATCTCGGTCAAGCCGGACAATATGCGCGCCGCCGCGCTGCAAGGCTACGCCACCGCCACCGACCTGGCCGACTACCTGGTCAAGAAAGGCCTGCCGTTCCGCGACGCCCACGAAGCCGTGGCCCACGCCGTACGCGCCTGCGACGACCTGAAAATCGACCTGTCGGAGATGACGCTGGAACAGCTGCGCGCCTTCTCGCTGCTGATCGACGACGACGTCTTCGCTGTGCTGACACTGGAAGGTTCGGTGGCCGCGCGCGACCACGTCGGCGGCACCGCCCCGAACCAGGTGCGCAAAGCCATCGCCCGCGTGCGTGAGCAACTGAAGTAA
- a CDS encoding M4 family metallopeptidase, with product MKPHTSLIAACLALTLAALAPGAADAVQLMSAPVTIATPQENANLVARLTALDGHQGLTNDYSFRISSQHPGVVGQKITRAQHTYKGLRVLGSESVVVTNAAGDIVSVSVADRRPGLAPQATTPGMPLPPALPSPADLTPAISADDAIRVAVQAIAPGGTHRWPPSAELLIYPVMKTVRAASAANKPEEQLNALDVQEVVDRYALAYLVQLRMALNGKVIYYDVVVDALSGAIITQWPALQTVIGSGNSQYNGVVPISTSATAGGFQMLDSARGTGGQFGGMAITNANHSSPNNPNPGSIYTNSSNTWGDGKQYSGGSTTDANGQTAAVNALWGLMNTYDTNRNVLGWQSLDGNNTATYIAAHVGTAYDNAFYDDSCHCMYIGDGNSFTSLGAIDVIGHEMSHGVTAATADLIYSGESGGLNESNSDIGGEMVEAYARAGGSGAVVPAGGNDWMMGTEISKSGEPLRWMYKPHKDGSSPDAWSTSLKNLDVHYSSGPNNRMFYFLSQGSKADPASDYYSAFLTRAPAAMTGIGNDKAYRIWFKALTTKFTSSTNYADARNKVLQAAQELYGASSKEAIAVQRAYAAINVGADVDEEGGGGGGGSGGGDAIEQVRNGGFESGATGWSGSIGVITANSAQAPYEGTRYAWLGGNGRRSTETLTQQVQIPATASSAQLSFALHIDTAETKSTVYDSMTVTVVPAGGSGAAATLVTYTNLTPAAGYQLRSFDLLPYKGQTVTLSFAMREDRSKQTSFVLDKVSLLTR from the coding sequence ATGAAACCGCACACGTCCCTGATCGCCGCCTGCCTGGCCCTCACGCTTGCCGCGCTGGCGCCCGGCGCCGCCGACGCCGTCCAACTGATGTCGGCCCCGGTCACCATCGCCACCCCGCAGGAAAACGCCAACCTGGTGGCGCGCCTGACCGCGCTCGATGGACACCAGGGCCTGACCAACGACTACAGCTTCCGCATCAGCAGCCAGCATCCCGGCGTCGTCGGCCAGAAAATAACCCGCGCCCAGCACACCTACAAAGGCCTGCGCGTGCTGGGCTCCGAATCGGTGGTGGTGACCAACGCCGCCGGCGACATCGTCAGCGTCTCGGTGGCCGACCGCCGTCCCGGCTTGGCGCCGCAAGCCACCACACCCGGCATGCCGCTGCCGCCCGCATTGCCATCGCCGGCCGATCTCACGCCCGCCATCAGCGCCGACGACGCCATCCGCGTGGCGGTGCAGGCGATCGCCCCGGGCGGCACCCACCGCTGGCCGCCCAGCGCCGAACTGCTGATCTACCCGGTGATGAAAACCGTGCGCGCGGCCAGCGCCGCCAACAAGCCGGAAGAGCAGCTCAACGCGCTGGACGTGCAGGAAGTGGTGGACCGCTACGCGCTGGCCTACCTGGTGCAGTTGCGCATGGCGTTGAACGGCAAAGTGATTTACTACGATGTGGTGGTCGATGCTCTCAGCGGCGCCATCATCACCCAGTGGCCGGCGCTGCAAACCGTGATCGGCAGCGGTAACAGCCAATACAACGGCGTGGTGCCGATCAGCACCTCGGCCACCGCAGGCGGCTTCCAGATGCTCGACAGCGCGCGCGGCACCGGCGGCCAGTTCGGCGGCATGGCCATCACCAACGCCAACCACAGCTCGCCCAACAATCCCAACCCCGGCAGCATCTACACCAACAGCAGCAACACCTGGGGCGACGGCAAGCAATACAGCGGCGGCAGCACCACCGACGCCAACGGCCAGACCGCCGCCGTCAACGCCCTGTGGGGCCTGATGAACACCTACGACACCAACCGCAACGTGCTCGGTTGGCAGTCGCTGGACGGCAACAACACCGCCACCTACATCGCCGCCCACGTCGGCACCGCCTACGACAACGCCTTCTACGACGACAGCTGCCACTGCATGTACATCGGCGATGGCAACAGCTTCACCAGCCTGGGCGCGATCGACGTCATCGGCCACGAAATGTCGCACGGCGTCACCGCCGCCACCGCAGACCTGATCTACTCGGGCGAATCGGGCGGCCTGAATGAATCGAACTCCGACATCGGCGGCGAAATGGTGGAAGCCTACGCCCGCGCCGGCGGCAGCGGCGCCGTGGTTCCCGCCGGCGGCAACGACTGGATGATGGGCACGGAAATCAGCAAGAGCGGCGAGCCGCTGCGCTGGATGTACAAGCCGCACAAGGACGGCAGCAGCCCGGACGCCTGGAGCACCTCGCTGAAGAACCTCGACGTGCACTATTCCAGCGGCCCGAATAACCGCATGTTCTACTTCCTGTCGCAAGGCTCCAAGGCCGATCCAGCCAGCGACTACTACAGCGCCTTCCTGACGCGCGCGCCGGCCGCCATGACCGGCATCGGCAACGACAAGGCCTATCGCATCTGGTTCAAGGCGCTGACCACCAAGTTCACGTCATCCACCAACTACGCCGACGCGCGCAACAAGGTGCTGCAGGCGGCGCAGGAACTGTACGGCGCCAGCTCGAAAGAAGCCATCGCCGTGCAGCGCGCGTACGCCGCTATCAACGTCGGCGCGGATGTCGATGAGGAAGGCGGTGGCGGTGGCGGTGGAAGTGGTGGCGGCGACGCCATCGAGCAGGTCCGCAACGGCGGCTTTGAAAGCGGCGCCACCGGCTGGAGCGGCAGCATCGGCGTCATCACCGCCAACAGCGCCCAGGCGCCGTATGAAGGCACGCGCTACGCCTGGCTGGGCGGCAACGGCCGGCGCAGCACCGAAACGCTGACGCAGCAAGTGCAGATTCCCGCCACCGCCAGCAGTGCGCAACTGAGCTTCGCGCTGCACATCGATACCGCCGAAACCAAAAGCACCGTCTACGACAGCATGACGGTCACGGTAGTCCCGGCCGGCGGCAGTGGCGCGGCGGCCACGCTGGTCACCTACACCAACCTGACGCCGGCTGCCGGCTACCAGCTCCGCAGCTTCGACCTGCTGCCGTACAAAGGCCAGACCGTAACGCTGTCGTTCGCCATGCGCGAAGACCGCAGCAAACAGACCTCCTTCGTACTCGACAAAGTCAGCCTGCTCACCAGATAA
- a CDS encoding succinylglutamate desuccinylase/aspartoacylase family protein: MHAHKHPLSAPYASTAYELTSFHFGTPGSGKKVYIQGSLHADEVPGMLVAQVLRKELAALEAAGQISGEVILVPAANPIGLAQAIHGAAFGRFDLTTGVNFNRAYKHVADDLKTSLAGKLGADAGANVALIREHARASIAAWQPKTDAETLKKTLMSLAIDADIVLDLHCDNEAVLHIYAGTPLAEAIAPLSAILGSHATLLAYEAGGEPFDEACSRLWWDLDRHFQHQFPIPAACLSTTVELRGEQEVSYELANKDAAGLLQFLTLQGVLRADDVVAQAAAAMLPAPLCEATPLEGVEPLYAPHAGILVYTRELGARVAAGDAIADLIDPVSGDTTVLRAAVDGVFFARSAHRHVIRGMNVGKVAGAKAYRDGDLLSA, translated from the coding sequence ATGCACGCACACAAACATCCCCTTTCCGCGCCGTACGCGAGCACCGCGTATGAGCTGACCAGTTTCCATTTCGGCACGCCGGGCAGTGGCAAAAAAGTCTATATCCAGGGCTCGCTGCACGCCGACGAGGTGCCGGGCATGCTGGTGGCGCAGGTGCTGCGCAAGGAACTGGCAGCGCTGGAAGCGGCCGGCCAGATCAGCGGCGAAGTCATCCTGGTGCCGGCCGCCAACCCGATCGGGCTGGCGCAGGCGATCCACGGCGCCGCCTTCGGCCGCTTCGACCTGACCACCGGCGTCAACTTCAACCGCGCGTACAAGCACGTGGCCGACGACCTGAAAACATCGCTGGCGGGCAAACTGGGTGCCGACGCCGGCGCCAACGTGGCGCTGATCCGCGAGCACGCGCGCGCCTCGATCGCCGCCTGGCAGCCGAAGACCGACGCCGAGACGCTGAAGAAAACCCTGATGTCGCTGGCGATCGACGCCGACATCGTGCTCGACCTGCACTGCGACAACGAGGCGGTGCTGCACATCTACGCCGGCACGCCGCTGGCCGAGGCCATCGCGCCGCTCTCGGCCATCCTCGGTTCGCATGCGACCCTGCTGGCCTACGAGGCCGGCGGCGAGCCGTTCGACGAAGCCTGCAGCCGCCTGTGGTGGGATCTGGACCGCCATTTCCAGCATCAGTTTCCAATTCCGGCCGCCTGCCTGTCGACCACCGTCGAACTGCGCGGCGAGCAGGAAGTGAGCTACGAACTGGCCAACAAGGACGCCGCCGGCCTGCTGCAATTTCTGACGCTGCAAGGCGTGCTGCGCGCCGACGACGTGGTGGCCCAGGCCGCGGCGGCCATGCTGCCGGCGCCGCTGTGCGAGGCGACGCCGCTGGAAGGCGTCGAGCCGCTGTATGCGCCGCATGCCGGGATACTGGTCTACACGCGCGAACTCGGCGCGCGCGTGGCGGCCGGCGACGCCATCGCCGACCTGATCGACCCGGTCAGCGGCGACACCACCGTGTTGCGGGCGGCGGTCGACGGCGTGTTCTTTGCGCGCAGCGCGCATCGCCATGTGATACGCGGCATGAACGTCGGCAAAGTGGCCGGCGCCAAGGCCTACCGTGATGGCGACCTGCTGAGCGCATGA